In Bifidobacterium scardovii JCM 12489 = DSM 13734, the genomic stretch CGGCGAAGGACGGGTCGTATCCGGCGATCTGGTTGCCGCTGAATACGACGATATCGGGGCGGGCCGCGTCGAGCGAGGTCTCGATCAGACGGATCGTGTCCTTGGACACTTTCGGCCCGTCCTGAATGTCGGCGAACTGCAATACGCGGAATTTGCCGGAATGATGGAACTGCAGGCGACCCAGCCGCGCGGACACGGATACGGGGCGCCCGTCGCCTTCGACGGGCGCCCCGTTCGGGCGCGGATTCGCCGCTTCGGCCGCGTTGCCGCCGCCCGTGGCGCCATCATTCCCATAGAGTTCGGTCATACCGAATACCTTACCGCGATACCTTGGGGAACACGGTAAGGTTCGGGGTTCATCGTGTCACTGCGCCGCGGCGTACTCCTTGGCCCAGCCGTCGACGAACGCGGTCCTGACGGCGTCCCAGCCGCCGGTGCCCTGCGCGTACTCGAGCAGCGCGGATCCCAGATCGTTCTTCCACTGCTCGGACGGCATCATCGTGTACACCCAGGTCACGGATTCGCGGCCCTCCTCCACGTCCTTCTTCGACTCGTCGATCAGCGGGTTGTCGGTCGAGACGTCGTCGAAGGTCTTGAACGAGGTGCTGAAGCCCATGTCGGTGGCGAGCGCGTTCTTGCCGGCGTCGGAAGTGATCATCCACTTGAGGAAGTCGGCCGTGGCCTGCTGGTCGTCCTTGGACGCCTTGGAGTTGATGCACCAGTAGTTCTCGGAACCGGTGGTGAGGCCCTGGTTCTCCTCGCCGGGAGCGCCGATGTAGATCGGCAGCATGCCGACGTTGTCGGCCTCGACGCCCGCGCTGTTCAGGTCGGTCCACGCCCAGGTGCCGTTCTGGTAGAACACCGCCTCGCCCAGCGCGAACTCGGAGTTCGCGTCGTCGCCGGTCTTGGAGCTCAGCTGCGCCGGATCGGTGGTGGAGCCGGTGATATACAGGTCGAAGATGTTCTTGAAGTTGTCGAGGTAGGTGCCGTCGATGGTCGCCGGCTGCGAGGTGAGGCCCTTGTCCTTGAACTCGTAGTACAGCGGCACGTCGGCCAGCTGGGTCTTGAAGCGCCAGTCGGAGCTGGAGTCGAAGCCCGCCGAGGTGAACGCGCCCTTGACGCCCAGATCGCCCTTGTGCGCCTGGATCTCGTCGGCCACGGTCTTCAGCGCGGCGAAGGTGTTCAGCTTGTCCAGCGACTTGACCGACGACCACGAGGCGTCGAAATACCGGTTCAGCAGATCCTTGTTGTAGATGATGCCGTACGACTCCATGACGAACGGCACCGCCAGCACTTTGGAGCCGTCGTCGCTTTTCAGCGCCTGCCCTTGGTCCTCGAGCTGCTTGTACACTTCGGTGTCGCTCATGTCGGCCGCGTAGTCCTTCCAGCGGGCCAGCCCGACCGGGCCGTTGACCTGGAACAGGGTCGGCGCGTCGGTCTTCGCCATCTCGGACTTGAGCGTCTGCTCGTAGGTGCCGGACGCGGCGGTCTCCACGATGACCTCGACTCCGGTCTCGTCGGTGTAGTCCTGCGCCACGGTCTGCCACTGTTCGGCGACCTCGGGCTTGAAGTTCAGGTAGTACACCTTGCCTTTCGACTCGCTCGTGCCGCTCGTGCTCGATCCGCACGCGGCCAGCGCGCCGACGCCCATCGCCAGCGCCGCGGCGACGGCGATCGCCTTCTTCATCGTCCTCATTGACTTCATCATGGTTGTTCCTTTCCTGGTTGTTCCGCCGACGTTGGCGGGTTATCCGTCAGAGCAGCCCGTCCAGACCGTGGGTCGCGCCGTTGCGGGCGAACACCGGGACCGTGTCGAGCGGGCAGTCCACGTCGACGCTTTGGCCGCCGGCGTAGGTCGCGCCGTCGCGCAGCGCGGTCCATGTCACCGAGGCGTCCCCGGGCAGATACACGCTCCGGGCGCGGGCGCCGAAATCGGTGACCGGGGCGACGAGCAGATCGGCGCCGAACATGTATTCGTCGGCCACGTCGGCCGCCGCGGCGTCGTCCGGGAATTCGTAGAACAGGCCGCGGATCAGCGGCTGCCCGTCGCGGCTCGCCTCGGCGAACAGCTCGCGGGTGTACGGGCGCAGGGCCTCGCGCACGCCGATGTACTTGACGAAGATGCGCTCGATCTCCTCGCCGTAGCTCCACGGCTCGTTGTCCACGCCCGAGGCGTCGCGCGGCGACCCGTCGGCGGCGGTGATCGCCTCGACCATCGAGCCGTCGGGCTGTTCGCCGCGGCGGAACCCGTGGTTGCGCATCACCGGGGAGAAGCAGGAGAATGCGCACCAGCGGGCCAGCAGTTCCTTGAAGTACCCGGTGTTGACGTCGCCGTCGTGGAAGCCGCCCATGTCGGTGGTGAACCACGGGATGCCGGCCATGCCCATGTGGATGCCGCAGGTGATCTGCGCCTTCATGTCCTCGAAGGTGGAGCCGACGTCGCCGCTCCAGACCAGCGATCCGTAGCGCTGCGAGCCGACCCATGCGCAACGGGTCAGGTTGACCACGTCGTCCTCGCCGCGGGCCTCCAGCTGGCCTTCGTAGAAGCCGCGGTTGTACTCGCGCGGGTAGATGTTGCCGGTTTCGATGTTCGGGCCGGAATGGTAGCGGTAGTTGCCGAAATCGTAGGTGCCGTACTCCGGTTCGGCCTCGTCGAGCCAGAA encodes the following:
- a CDS encoding ABC transporter substrate-binding protein, with the protein product MMKSMRTMKKAIAVAAALAMGVGALAACGSSTSGTSESKGKVYYLNFKPEVAEQWQTVAQDYTDETGVEVIVETAASGTYEQTLKSEMAKTDAPTLFQVNGPVGLARWKDYAADMSDTEVYKQLEDQGQALKSDDGSKVLAVPFVMESYGIIYNKDLLNRYFDASWSSVKSLDKLNTFAALKTVADEIQAHKGDLGVKGAFTSAGFDSSSDWRFKTQLADVPLYYEFKDKGLTSQPATIDGTYLDNFKNIFDLYITGSTTDPAQLSSKTGDDANSEFALGEAVFYQNGTWAWTDLNSAGVEADNVGMLPIYIGAPGEENQGLTTGSENYWCINSKASKDDQQATADFLKWMITSDAGKNALATDMGFSTSFKTFDDVSTDNPLIDESKKDVEEGRESVTWVYTMMPSEQWKNDLGSALLEYAQGTGGWDAVRTAFVDGWAKEYAAAQ